The DNA window aaggcagaCTCGGAGACTTGGGAGACGAAAGGGCTGCCAGATCACTCACTCCTCTACACCATCTtgggaagagaaaaagacgaagaaggtAGATGGGGCGCAACCGACCGAAACTGAGGGCGCTGGAACGAAAGAAAGggaggaaaaaagaagcgACCGTCGGTGGGAAGCCAGAGCGCGGAGCGCTTGAGATAGGGCCGATCTcggcaggcgcctgcggacggGAAAAAGAGATGCAGCAAGCAACCGCTGGAAAAACGGCGCGATGCGCCGAGATGGCAGAGAGCGCGATGAGATACAGCGAAGGTGAACGGAGATAAAACCGCGAGGGAACGCTGTCGGGCCCCTGGAGCCGTGAACGAGTGAGAGGTGGAGCAACGACAGAGGATACAAGGAAAAAAGAATGGCTTAATTACACCATGGCAACAGGCAGACTATGGAGAGACGAGAGTGGAAAACGGGGCCGGCGCGGAAAAAGAGGATAGCAGACAAACAGGCGAACAACGCAGGGGGAGGGAACGAGATACCCGCATCGATTCGAAACCAGAGAGGGGGCGGAGACAAGACATGCACTGGAAAACCGAAAAAGATGCGAAGGGAGGAAAAAAACACGAACAAGAGTTTTAGTCGACAGacgagacgcgaagaaaggcCTGCGATGGTTCCTTTCTTGATGGACAAGACAAGACAACCATCATGAATGCTCCCAGTTTCATCCCAACTAGCGtccggcgctggcggcaaGCCTATTCTCTTTTAAAACCTCGTCCAAGCGACAAGCATCACGAGATAAACGCGCAGTAATTCTCTATCAAACGCCACAGTTCTTCAATGTAGGGCGAAGGAGTATAGTCCCATTTTTTTTTCCTAACCAAAAGCAGATCCTGGATTCGTAAAGTTGGGCTTTGCATCGCTTTCGCAAatcgcgagggaggcgagacaTGGCGgcgggtgtatgtacactcAACCAGCGACGCTGAATCTTCCACAAGTGTGCGTCTTGGCAATTTACAAAGTATATATGGATTTCTTCCGAGTTTCCTAGCGTTGAACATGCGGATACACGTTTGGTTTCACGCCTTCGTCTTGGAAAAGCGGCTCGGGTCCACTAAGCAACCTAGAATAGATCCACTACATCCCATTGCTAAGATCGTATACCGCCCAACGAGGACAAGTTGATAAACGTGCATGGATATATGAAGCGTTAGCTCATGCGGGTCCGTAGGTCGCCAACCCCGGGCACTCTGCGACGCTGCAAGCATCCTCCTTCGCGAGAAGGCCCTGCCTCACACGAAAACCACCTGCAGCCATCGAGCTCTACGGTATGTATCCACCTCGTTGTAGCTCTCCATCGGAGGTTGCGCGCCCTCTACGACCCCGTAATAACCGTGCAAGTGCCCCTGGACGCAGTTTTGAAGTCCAGTCTCCTGGACTTCACAGAGCGGGTTTTCTAGCGAGAATTCTGGGGGGCACCCAGACCGATATATCGTTTAGAGCCGCCACGCACAATGGCCGCTGCTCGAGATGCCTGAAATCCACTGAAACATATTtttcggccgcggcgctgaagaaCGCACGCTGAAGGAGAGACTTGCCGCTTGTGCGCTCAGGCTGGCATGCgaccggcggcgaagactggAACTCACGTGTGCGTGAGCCTTTCGCCTTGAGTTAGTTGGAAGGAGCTCAGGAATATTGCCACAAATAACACACAAAAAAACGCCCTTCGCGTTACCAATCCAACCGTTTTTAGGGTGTAGGGTCCGCATGATCAGCACGAAAACTCTACCTATGACACCTGGTGAGTACgctatatatgtatatgcatatatgtatagatcGATAGACGGATGTACCGTGTAGATCCCTCGTAGATACATAACCCCCACCGCGTTTCCTCTGAGTGCAGAATAGTCGTTTTCTAAGAAAGGCGTTGCCAGCAAGCCAGTAGGACCCTAGAGACGTCCATGCGATTTGGAGTTGCCACTTTTTACGTCGCGGAGCGGCacacgcggagccgcgcgcatATCGATTAGCTGAAGAACGGCGGATGCCTACGACGCACCCCACTGCAGCAGAATCAGCTTTCTTCTCCGGCACCTCTAGAGGATGCAAGGCAGCTTCGTTTGGATCGGTTTCCTTCGGTgcccagcgcctgcgcaggacaACGCTCGAGCTCGCGTCAGCGATCTAGCGAAGGAACTCGACAGTGAAGGCAAAACAgtgagcgaggccgcgcatgcgggacgcggcgggcgtggCCACGCAGCCCAAGAGTGTGCCTCCGCATCAAGCAGAGGATTTAACGCGgtgccgcgccgcacagGACGACGCGAACGTTCCTATATTGCATTTGTGGGCTCAAACTGGCCGCGCGGAGTGCCGCAgaacagcgaggaggagagaatTTCGCAAGCGCGTTCGGAAGGTGACACGCTCCCGCGCTTCTCGGTGCAAGAAACTTGACAGGTCCTGCGACAAAGGTCAAAAGGATAGAACTGTCTCCGAAACAAGTCGATCGGACGGCCTTCGGCCTACAAGCTGCAGACGCTCTTCCCGCCGCAAGAGACGTGAGGAGGTCTACGCACACGTCTCTATTCACGCCTGCATGGACATATCCATACGCTTGACTCCCCATCATCAGGCGGATCACCGCTTCGCAGGCCGGCGCGTCGAGTGAGGCTACCCAGGGGACACGTCCGCCCTCGGTACAAGAAACCCCTCACAAACTGCGGTTTTTCTGACATCCGGGGGTCGCTCCAGCACGAGAAGCTCcactgcgtctccgcccctccCCGCATTCCCTGTTCCACGGCTTTCTGGGTTTacccccgcccccccaaAAGCCAGACAAACGCTCTATCCTTCCGCACACCCGTGTGTACACGCGTACACATAACTCCGCATATACGTAGCCTCAgacacaaacatatacatacatgtatatacgcatacatacataacgtatatgtatatatgcatacatatatatatgtatatatgtgcatatgcGTAGAATGTGCGCAGAGCTCGGCGTCTGAACGGCGCGTCCTCTCATTCAGAGCATCTCAACATCCAGACCCGCGCCATCCACTGACGCCGAAGTGGGGAGAACTTCCATAGCTGAGGAGGCTCCGcacgacgccgcgacgcccgtgagctgtacgtacaccgcagcAGACAAACCCTCACTCTGGATCACCAAGCGCGGAAAGGCGGCTCCTTcccacgcggccgcgcaggactTGGGTTTGCCTCAAACCGCTCATTCACTCGAAGGAGCAAACGCGCGGAAACGAGGTCTATGAGATCCCGACACCATCACCTCCCGGACGTCTTGGCGCTCCATCGAACCcagaaaaacaaaacagGAGTCTAGAGTCCTGCAAGCAGCTGCGTGGGGGCGCACGACACAGACTGCGTGGACATCTTCCGCTAACGAAAGGAAGTGagagcgcctccacgcgtcgcgcgaggcacCTCCCTGTCGCACTTTGGCCTCTCCGCCATCGGGCAGCGCTGAAAACTCGTTCCTCGACCCTGGGGACGtgctgcccccccctccccccccgccccagCTCCAGACCCCGACGCACACTAACGCTTATCCTCGGAAGAGGGTGCGGCTGTCGAACGCCAGAGGCTGCTCGCGGGTCCTTCGGGGATTCCGCGGTGACATggcgggcgcagagcgcgagaaCGGTCTTTTATTTCTTAAACACTGCAGATACCgacgtcccccccccccccccactcGCCTCCCCGGGGCGCTCTGCCTCGACTTCCTTTGGCGTTTCACGCGCTCGACTTGCTTGCGtcagcctccgcgtcccCTTCCGCATTCGTTCGTGTCTGCACCTCGTTCGCTTCCGGtgcgttttccttctctccttcgcctaCCTTTTCGCGCGCCGGGGCGCTGGCCATGAAggcgctcttctccgcctcctgggCGGGGAcagtcgccgcgggcgcctcgctctccgccgcaggaaggcccgcctcctcgtcccaGACGATCGGGAAGCGAGTCACGCGCGGCTCATCCACGATGCAGCGAATCAGCTTATCATACAGCGGCACGTCGGGCGGATTTTCGCGCAGAACGGTgtcgctgcagaagaaacgaGCCACCAACCAACCCGAATTCACACACCCACCTCTTCCCTGTGCCCCCCTTGTCTGCAAGCCGCGCGCTGTCTGTTACGCCCAAGTGCGTGCTGCCTACGAAGCGCGGGAGCGCATTCGCGAGTTGAACTCAAAAACTGGGGCGGTTATCGCTCCCCGTGGCGCCCTCTTTGAGCTCTGCAAACAACCCGGCCCGACTCCACTCTGCCCTGCTGCGCGGAAACTCGCCCGCAGGCATGCCCCCAGGTGTCTCCAGAGCCCTCTGAAACTCTCTGGAAGTGTCCATCTCACCTGTAGGCGTTGTTGAGGTAGTAGCCGATGCGCATGAACTCCTGTTGTTTGTAcagcgcgcagacgaggacaGCCTGCATGCCCAAGACGCTGCTGGGGTCCATctgaaaaaagaggaaaaaaacCTGCCTTCAAGATGCACCTCTGGGCGGTacacgaagaagaaaaacgcgaagCTCAGATTGACCACATGCATGGAGGCAGGCTCACCCGACCCCCAGACGCAGCGCATCTTACGCGCACGCCCGTCACCTCCCTGTCTAAAGTCCAGTGATGCATACGCAGTCTCGGCATGATGCTGCTCACGAGAAAtctgcagaggaaagcgCGGACGAAAGGAGAAAGGCGCACTGTAGCTTACTTGAGTGTAGTCAGGAGGGTTGACCGCGAACTCGAAAGCCAACACGCCGCGCTCAATGGGGCCGAGCATGACGGAGTCCAGGAGGtagtcgcctccgcccgcctcttcgtctttcttctcatCACTGagcgttttcctctcttcttcgacCTCCATTTCAGCGGATTCTGActtccgcgcggcggtggcgggcgccgcaggagaggcgggcgcggcggcacctGCCTTGtcgttcttctccttcttaACTTTTCGCGACGTTTTCTCGCACTCCGAGGAGCCCACGTAGACTACGCGCCACTCGAGATCCTCCTTCAGAGGCGTCAGCGCCTCGAAGCAGATCTCGAAGACGAACGGCGCGGAAATAGGCGAGGGGTTGTTCCCCAGCCGAATGTTGGTCACGTTGACAACTGACATCGTGGAGACCAGCGAAACGACGATTCCACAGCAAAACAGAGGACCgaaagcagagagcgacagatTGGCGAAAGCTGGACGCGCGAGCCAAAGATGAAGGCGAGgtcgagcagagagagagtcgaCAAGGCTACGACTGAAGACGAAGGACTGTGACGGGAggaggggcgcggggggaAGGAGTGACGAGAGAGCGGAAACCAGAGCTCGCAACAAGTTTTCCACGCGCTAGGCAGTGGAGAGCGGCTTTAACTAGACGTGTGCCAGATGCAAAAGACGCCAGCGAAGGGGGGATACGAGAAAATCGGTGCCGGTTGATGCAGACGAGGATGCGCCTTCGAgacctctcgcgcctgcgaggtGTCTCGAGGTGAGTCGAGAGTGGATCCAGACggaaaaggagacagagagaagagacagaacaAAGGAGAAACGCCAAAGCTGCAAAGCTGCGAGGGCAGCACAACGCCCGGAGCGAACAAGACAAAGCAACTCTTCGCACCTCTTGGTGGCGGGTTCGGAGGCTTTGAAAGCTTGGGTCCCTTCAGAAGACAATACAGGAAACGAGTGAGTGTGGAAGAgtgcgagaagacgcagaaacgcgaggGCAGAGAAGACGGCTGGACGAGCACTAAGAAGAAAGACGGACGGGTCGCGGAAACGTGCCGGAATGCCACCAGGGTGAGCGGCTTTGCGAGAATTCCGCAGAGAAAGAATGCGAGGAAACACGAATCTTCGCACTCCGATTTCTGTTGCAGTCCTCAACGCTGCACTTTCTTCTGCGAAGCTCTGTCAAGTGCCATACGCTCGGTTTCCTCCCGAAACGTTGGCGTTCTTTGCGAGGAACACCCCACCGAAAAAATCGtacgcgcgcatgcagggcgaCAGACAAGCCGAAAAACGACAGAAACGCCCAAGACCCGAATGATATTACACAACGAACGTCTTTTCCAGGTTTCGCGCAGattcttcttccgctgcggTCACCCCCCTTGCGG is part of the Besnoitia besnoiti strain Bb-Ger1 chromosome XII, whole genome shotgun sequence genome and encodes:
- a CDS encoding anti-silencing protein, ASF1 family protein (encoded by transcript BESB_023370), whose translation is MSVVNVTNIRLGNNPSPISAPFVFEICFEALTPLKEDLEWRVVYVGSSECEKTSRKVKKEKNDKAGAAAPASPAAPATAARKSESAEMEVEEERKTLSDEKKDEEAGGGDYLLDSVMLGPIERGVLAFEFAVNPPDYTQMDPSSVLGMQAVLVCALYKQQEFMRIGYYLNNAYSDTVLRENPPDVPLYDKLIRCIVDEPRVTRFPIVWDEEAGLPAAESEAPAATVPAQEAEKSAFMASAPAREKVGEGEKENAPEANEVQTRTNAEGDAEADASKSSA